The following coding sequences are from one Seonamhaeicola sp. ML3 window:
- a CDS encoding DUF4174 domain-containing protein, which translates to MKYLIVAFLVSNMMWSQDLSSHLWNERVIVIYADEGHSKQADLQFNKLIAEQEKLVERKLVIYKCVSGQCEFYNGLSSKKLLQLNQSIEGFSAVLIGLDGGKKYKTKAVVEPSAFFSLIDQMPMRRQELRDKDK; encoded by the coding sequence ATGAAATATTTAATTGTTGCATTTCTGGTTTCTAATATGATGTGGTCTCAGGACCTTAGTTCCCATCTATGGAACGAACGTGTTATAGTAATTTATGCAGACGAAGGACATTCTAAACAAGCCGATTTACAGTTTAATAAGTTAATAGCGGAACAAGAGAAACTTGTTGAGAGGAAACTTGTAATATACAAATGTGTTTCTGGACAATGTGAATTTTACAACGGACTTAGTTCAAAAAAACTTTTGCAACTAAACCAATCCATCGAAGGTTTTTCAGCAGTACTCATCGGGTTAGACGGTGGAAAAAAGTACAAAACCAAAGCGGTTGTGGAACCCAGTGCGTTTTTTAGTTTAATTGATCAGATGCCCATGCGAAGGCAAGAACTCAGGGATAAAGACAAATAA
- a CDS encoding aldo/keto reductase has translation MVIGLGTAALGRPQYINIKQDVAEELDLQAFKKNGFKVLEEAYEQGIRYFDTAPGYGLAEQLLIEWLQTKSDPTITVATKWGYTYMANFDPNAKVHEIKEHSVSKLIEQWEVSQTLLPYLSVYQIHSASFETGVLDNQEVLNKLASLKNDNNLKIGLTTTGDNQSEVIEKAANIQVSGVPLFEVFQSTYNILDQSILNVALELIKEGRQFVLKETLANGRLFPNKNYPNYKELYDYMEKLSTKYNIGVDAIALKFCIQTFPESLVLSGANKTSQLLENLNANTFSLSNEEVSQLATFKVLPSNYWQERKQLTWH, from the coding sequence ATGGTAATAGGATTAGGAACTGCTGCTCTAGGGAGACCGCAGTATATTAACATTAAGCAAGATGTCGCTGAAGAATTAGATTTACAGGCGTTTAAAAAAAATGGTTTTAAAGTTTTGGAAGAAGCTTATGAGCAAGGTATCCGCTATTTCGATACGGCGCCAGGCTATGGGTTGGCAGAACAACTCTTGATAGAATGGTTGCAGACTAAAAGCGACCCAACTATTACAGTAGCTACCAAGTGGGGATATACCTATATGGCTAATTTCGACCCCAATGCAAAGGTGCATGAAATTAAGGAACATAGTGTGTCTAAATTGATTGAGCAGTGGGAGGTGTCCCAGACCTTATTGCCTTATTTGTCAGTGTATCAAATTCATTCGGCAAGTTTTGAAACGGGTGTGCTAGATAATCAAGAGGTTTTAAATAAACTAGCGAGTTTAAAAAACGATAACAATTTAAAAATAGGGCTTACCACTACTGGTGATAATCAGAGCGAGGTGATTGAAAAGGCAGCAAACATTCAAGTAAGCGGTGTGCCACTATTTGAAGTATTTCAAAGTACATATAATATTTTGGATCAAAGTATATTGAATGTTGCTTTGGAACTTATAAAAGAAGGTAGGCAGTTTGTTTTAAAAGAAACCTTAGCTAATGGACGCCTGTTTCCTAATAAAAACTACCCAAATTATAAAGAGCTGTATGACTACATGGAAAAACTGTCCACGAAATATAATATTGGAGTAGATGCCATAGCTTTAAAGTTTTGTATACAGACATTTCCCGAAAGTTTGGTGTTAAGTGGCGCCAACAAAACAAGTCAATTACTAGAAAATTTAAACGCAAACACATTTTCGTTATCAAATGAAGAAGTATCGCAACTAGCCACTTTTAAAGTATTGCCTTCCAACTATTGGCAAGAGCGTAAACAATTAACTTGGCATTGA
- a CDS encoding metallophosphoesterase, producing MKINVKCVFALISIVLLNACATYEPQYKGDKISVSFLDEDIAHSFYLIGDAGNSPIGTKSNALLAFEKEIKKASKQSTAIFLGDNIYPKGMPKKDSEARAFAEHQLNVQTDAVKYFTGEAIFIPGNHDWYSEGLKGLKRQEKYIEDRLGKNTFLPEDGCPLEKVKISEDIVLLVIDSEWYVTNWDKHPTMNDDCDLKIRTKFFDELEGEIKKARGKTTIIALHHPMFTNGSHGGQYSFKSNMSPLPVLGTLKNLLRETSGVANVDIQNSRYNHFRKRIITLAQENDKTIFVSGHDHNLQYIVQDNLPQIVSGSGSKITPTRNVGGGLFSYGAQGYARLDVLKNGASIVRFFSAEDNEVVYQTEVLPKNKKYQGTNYPNQFPKEKVASIYNKEETSKGGLYKMFWGDRYREDFSTDVKAPTVNLDTLFGGLTPIRKGGGHQSKSLRLVDGKGREYVMRALRKNALQYLQAVAFKDQYIEGQFNDTYTQDLLLDVFTGSHPYAPFTIATLSDAVGVFHTNPVLYYVPKQNALKQFNDDFGNELYMIEERAADDHGDKKSFGYSDKLISTDDLLKQLHKDEDIVLDEKAYIRARLFDMLIGDWDRHEDQWRWARFKEKGKRVYRPMPRDRDQAFSIMADGALLGLATKVVPALRLMQSYNEELKSPKWFNLEPYPLDMALINVSNKSVWDAEVKHIVSNLTDEIIDNAFAFFPSEVNQNTIQIIKQKLRGRRANLQKISDSYYYHINKFAVIKGTNKDDWFDIERLPNGNTKVSAYRIKNDEKADVFHERTYNVDYTREIWVYGLDDDDVFKVFGDGSDLIKVRIIGGQNNDIYKIENKAKLKIYDHKSKPNTFETKGVNKKLTDDYETNVYDHKKLKNSANQFIPSLGANPDDGLKIGFVNTLTNYGFERNPFSSQHTFSGAYYFATDGFELGYSGEFANVFGNWNLALDVQFNSPNYAVNFFGFGNSTPNPEADENDGLDVDLDYNRVKIRTFKTIPALRWRGDSGASFQLGVSYESNEVDKTPDRFVNEPNTLPDSVFDKQDFYGVNAKYEFANSDNVAFPTMGMRVAVEAGYKNNVSTSKGFGYLIPELSFDYKLDSSGQLVFATKSRGHINFGDDFEFYQAATVGARNGLRGYRHERFTGKTAYIQSSDLRLNLRKVKTGLLPLHIGVYGGFDFAKVWIDNDMVLNPTHNSNDWNTSIGGGVFANLAQMMTLNVSAFNSDDGLRLAFRMGFGF from the coding sequence ATGAAAATCAACGTTAAGTGCGTTTTCGCTCTTATTAGTATAGTGCTTTTAAATGCCTGTGCCACTTACGAACCCCAATATAAAGGTGATAAAATTTCTGTAAGTTTTTTAGATGAAGATATTGCCCATTCCTTCTATTTAATTGGTGATGCTGGTAACTCTCCGATAGGTACAAAATCAAACGCGCTACTGGCTTTCGAAAAAGAAATTAAAAAGGCATCCAAACAGAGTACTGCCATATTTTTAGGTGATAATATTTATCCAAAAGGCATGCCTAAAAAAGACTCTGAGGCTAGAGCATTTGCAGAGCATCAACTTAATGTTCAAACCGATGCTGTAAAATATTTTACAGGAGAAGCAATCTTTATTCCAGGTAATCACGACTGGTACAGTGAAGGGCTTAAAGGGTTGAAGCGTCAGGAAAAATATATAGAAGATAGACTGGGTAAGAATACTTTTTTACCAGAAGATGGATGTCCTTTGGAAAAAGTTAAGATTTCCGAAGATATTGTTCTATTGGTTATTGATTCTGAATGGTATGTGACCAATTGGGATAAACATCCAACAATGAATGACGATTGTGATTTAAAGATAAGGACCAAGTTTTTTGATGAATTAGAAGGTGAAATAAAAAAAGCAAGAGGAAAGACTACAATTATAGCTTTACATCATCCCATGTTTACAAACGGGTCGCACGGTGGTCAATATTCATTTAAAAGTAATATGAGTCCTTTGCCCGTTTTAGGAACTCTTAAAAATTTACTTAGAGAAACCAGTGGTGTAGCTAATGTTGATATCCAAAACAGTAGATACAATCATTTTAGAAAGCGAATAATAACCTTAGCTCAAGAAAACGATAAAACCATTTTTGTCTCAGGACACGATCATAATCTTCAATATATCGTTCAAGATAATTTACCTCAAATTGTGAGTGGTTCTGGTTCTAAAATTACACCGACCAGAAATGTGGGAGGAGGTCTGTTTTCTTATGGAGCTCAAGGTTACGCGAGATTAGATGTTTTAAAAAATGGTGCTTCTATTGTTAGGTTCTTCTCGGCAGAAGATAATGAAGTCGTTTATCAAACCGAAGTACTTCCAAAAAACAAGAAATATCAGGGGACTAATTATCCAAATCAGTTTCCAAAGGAAAAAGTGGCGTCTATTTATAACAAAGAAGAAACCTCAAAAGGCGGTTTATATAAAATGTTTTGGGGAGATCGTTACCGAGAAGATTTCAGTACAGATGTAAAAGCGCCAACAGTGAATTTAGACACCTTGTTTGGGGGCTTAACACCTATAAGGAAAGGAGGAGGGCATCAATCTAAATCGTTAAGGTTGGTAGATGGTAAGGGGCGAGAATATGTTATGCGAGCGCTTAGAAAAAATGCGTTACAGTATTTACAGGCCGTTGCGTTTAAAGACCAATACATAGAGGGGCAATTTAATGACACCTATACCCAAGATTTATTACTCGATGTTTTTACGGGGTCTCATCCGTATGCACCTTTTACAATAGCAACTTTGTCAGATGCTGTGGGTGTTTTTCATACCAATCCGGTACTTTATTATGTGCCCAAACAAAATGCGTTAAAACAATTTAATGACGATTTTGGTAACGAATTATACATGATTGAAGAGCGAGCAGCCGATGATCACGGTGATAAAAAGAGTTTTGGGTACTCCGATAAATTAATCAGTACAGACGATTTACTCAAACAGCTTCATAAAGACGAAGATATCGTTCTAGATGAAAAGGCGTATATAAGAGCACGTTTGTTCGATATGCTCATTGGAGATTGGGATAGACATGAAGACCAGTGGCGTTGGGCAAGATTTAAGGAAAAAGGGAAACGAGTTTATCGCCCTATGCCGAGAGATCGGGATCAAGCGTTTTCAATTATGGCTGATGGTGCTTTGCTAGGTTTGGCCACTAAAGTAGTTCCTGCACTTCGATTGATGCAATCGTACAACGAAGAATTAAAAAGCCCCAAGTGGTTTAATCTCGAACCTTATCCTTTAGATATGGCGTTAATAAATGTGTCTAACAAATCTGTTTGGGATGCAGAGGTTAAACATATTGTTAGTAATCTTACCGATGAAATTATAGACAATGCCTTTGCTTTTTTTCCTTCCGAGGTCAACCAGAATACTATCCAAATCATTAAGCAAAAACTTAGAGGAAGAAGAGCCAACTTACAAAAGATTTCAGATAGTTATTATTATCATATCAATAAGTTTGCGGTTATTAAGGGAACCAATAAAGATGATTGGTTTGACATAGAACGGTTACCAAATGGAAATACCAAAGTGAGCGCGTACAGAATTAAAAATGATGAAAAGGCAGATGTGTTTCATGAACGTACTTATAATGTAGATTATACCAGAGAAATATGGGTTTATGGACTAGACGATGATGACGTGTTTAAGGTTTTTGGAGATGGAAGTGATTTGATTAAAGTTAGAATTATAGGAGGTCAAAATAACGATATTTATAAAATTGAAAATAAAGCCAAACTAAAGATTTACGACCATAAATCTAAACCAAACACTTTTGAAACTAAGGGTGTTAATAAAAAACTGACTGATGATTACGAAACCAATGTTTACGACCATAAAAAACTTAAGAACAGCGCTAACCAATTCATCCCTTCATTAGGAGCTAATCCTGATGATGGCTTAAAGATTGGTTTTGTTAATACATTAACCAATTATGGCTTTGAACGCAATCCGTTTAGTTCGCAGCATACTTTTTCTGGAGCTTACTATTTTGCAACAGACGGCTTTGAATTGGGGTACAGTGGTGAGTTTGCCAATGTGTTTGGAAATTGGAATTTAGCACTAGATGTACAGTTTAATAGTCCAAATTACGCCGTAAATTTCTTTGGTTTCGGGAATAGCACACCAAACCCGGAAGCTGATGAAAACGATGGTTTAGATGTGGATTTAGATTATAACCGGGTAAAAATAAGAACCTTTAAAACGATACCTGCTTTAAGGTGGCGAGGAGATTCAGGAGCAAGTTTTCAACTAGGGGTGTCTTATGAAAGTAATGAGGTTGATAAAACCCCAGACCGATTTGTTAATGAGCCAAATACTTTGCCAGATTCTGTATTCGATAAGCAAGACTTTTATGGGGTTAATGCAAAATACGAATTTGCTAATTCTGACAATGTTGCGTTCCCAACAATGGGTATGCGAGTGGCTGTCGAAGCAGGGTATAAAAACAATGTAAGTACATCAAAAGGGTTTGGTTATTTAATTCCTGAATTAAGTTTTGATTATAAACTCGACAGTAGCGGACAATTGGTATTCGCAACAAAATCTAGGGGGCATATTAATTTTGGCGATGATTTTGAATTCTATCAAGCAGCAACTGTTGGAGCTAGAAATGGACTTAGAGGGTATCGTCATGAAAGATTTACAGGTAAGACCGCTTACATCCAAAGTTCCGATTTAAGATTAAATCTCAGAAAAGTAAAAACAGGTTTACTACCATTACATATTGGTGTTTATGGTGGTTTTGATTTTGCTAAAGTCTGGATTGATAATGATATGGTTCTAAATCCAACTCATAATAGCAATGATTGGAATACGTCTATTGGTGGTGGGGTTTTTGCCAATCTGGCCCAAATGATGACACTTAATGTGTCGGCCTTTAATAGTGATGATGGTCTGCGTTTAGCCTTTAGAATGGGCTTTGGGTTTTAA
- a CDS encoding NAD(P)/FAD-dependent oxidoreductase, translating into MHQYNVIIIGGGAAGFFAAINTAEMNPNLKVAILEKAKEGLQKVKVSGGGRCNVTHAEFIPQELVLNYPRGKKELLGPFHQFMTGDTIEWFETRGVELKIEDDGRMFPVSNSSQTIIDCFLNEVKKHDVEVIYSSGVKSIAKNDDIWELQTSDVTYYTEKVVLATGSSSKMWDIVEGLGHKIIKPVPSLFTFNVRDKRIKNIPGVVAQDVEVKVLGTHLESQGPLLVTHVGFSAPAILKLSAFGALELAKRDYRFQIEINFIKLDFENCLEQLKTLKQDLAKKTIFKFSQFGLPKRLWQQLVLASDVKETLTWADMNKNQLEALSTQLTKAVFDVDGKSTFKEEFVTAGGVDLKEVNFKTFESRLYRNLYFAGEILNIDAVTGGFNFQNAWTGAFLVSKSIGNS; encoded by the coding sequence ATGCATCAATATAACGTTATCATAATTGGAGGGGGAGCGGCCGGTTTTTTTGCAGCCATAAACACCGCAGAAATGAATCCTAATCTAAAAGTGGCCATTTTGGAAAAAGCTAAAGAGGGATTGCAAAAGGTCAAGGTTTCGGGTGGTGGACGTTGTAATGTTACACATGCCGAATTCATTCCTCAAGAACTCGTGCTAAATTATCCTAGAGGTAAGAAAGAACTGTTGGGACCTTTTCATCAGTTTATGACCGGAGATACTATTGAATGGTTTGAAACGCGTGGAGTTGAGTTAAAAATAGAAGACGACGGACGTATGTTTCCCGTATCGAATTCGTCACAAACTATAATCGATTGTTTTTTAAATGAAGTCAAAAAGCATGATGTTGAAGTCATATATAGCTCTGGTGTAAAATCCATTGCTAAGAACGACGATATTTGGGAGCTTCAAACATCTGACGTTACTTATTACACTGAAAAAGTTGTTTTGGCTACGGGTAGTAGTTCTAAAATGTGGGATATAGTAGAAGGGTTGGGGCATAAAATAATAAAACCCGTTCCGTCTCTATTTACATTTAATGTAAGGGATAAGCGTATAAAGAATATTCCTGGTGTCGTGGCACAGGATGTTGAGGTGAAAGTACTTGGGACACATTTAGAGTCTCAAGGGCCGTTGTTGGTTACCCATGTAGGATTTAGTGCGCCAGCTATTTTAAAGTTATCGGCTTTTGGAGCATTAGAATTAGCTAAAAGAGATTATAGGTTTCAAATTGAAATCAATTTTATTAAGTTGGATTTTGAAAACTGTCTGGAGCAATTAAAAACCCTTAAACAGGATTTAGCTAAGAAAACAATTTTTAAGTTTTCACAGTTTGGTCTTCCAAAACGTTTATGGCAGCAGCTGGTTTTGGCATCTGATGTAAAAGAGACTTTAACGTGGGCTGATATGAATAAAAACCAACTAGAGGCGCTGTCTACACAGCTCACTAAGGCTGTTTTTGATGTTGACGGAAAAAGCACTTTTAAGGAAGAGTTTGTTACAGCTGGTGGTGTGGATTTAAAGGAAGTAAACTTTAAGACCTTTGAAAGTAGACTTTATAGAAACCTATATTTTGCCGGCGAGATTTTAAATATAGACGCCGTTACAGGAGGTTTCAATTTTCAAAATGCGTGGACTGGGGCTTTCTTAGTATCAAAATCCATTGGGAATTCTTAG
- the trxA gene encoding thioredoxin codes for MKSSFKDIINSEKTVLVDFFGTWCGPCQALMPILKDVKDEVGDAVKIVKIDIDKNNELAVKYQVRSVPTMILFVDGEPKWRQSGVLQKKDILNVIEVHGGLPV; via the coding sequence ATGAAAAGTAGCTTTAAAGACATAATAAACTCAGAAAAAACTGTACTTGTTGACTTTTTTGGAACATGGTGTGGTCCTTGTCAGGCCTTAATGCCCATTCTAAAAGATGTAAAAGACGAAGTCGGTGATGCTGTAAAAATTGTGAAAATAGACATAGATAAAAATAATGAGTTGGCAGTAAAATATCAGGTAAGAAGTGTGCCAACTATGATTTTATTTGTCGATGGCGAACCCAAATGGAGACAATCTGGAGTATTACAAAAGAAGGATATTCTAAATGTTATTGAAGTCCATGGTGGTCTTCCGGTTTAG
- a CDS encoding YdiU family protein, giving the protein MKLHIKDKFNVELPADTILENSRRQVSKACFSFVIPKKTANPELLHVSPEILDNLGLSQDDAKSEMFLNVFTGNDILPNTKPYAMCYGGHQFGHWAGQLGDGRAINLCEVEHNGKNWALQLKGAGETPYSRSADGLAVLRSSVREYLCSEAMFHLGLPTTRALSLALSGDQVLRDVMYDGNPAYEKGAIVCRTAASFLRFGNYQIFAARQDYDNLKVLVDYTIKHHFAYLGQPSKDVYIEFFREVTNRTLDMIIHWQRVGFVHGVMNTDNMSILGLTIDYGPYGWLEGYDYGWTPNTTDRENKRYRYGNQPNIGLWNLLQLANALYPLIEEAKPLEDILNQYKTDFDKKSLEMMRSKLGLEIHDENDQQLIQELEDNLHLSETDMTIFFRNLSDFKNASEGLGIVKDAFYKPDEIVAKIKTRWEDWFNKYEQRLGLETISFEVRQSKMKAVNPKYVLRNYMAQLAIDNADKGDYVLIDELFKMLKKPYNEQPEYEKWFAKRPEWARHKVGCSMLSCSS; this is encoded by the coding sequence ATGAAGCTACACATAAAAGATAAGTTTAATGTTGAGTTGCCCGCAGATACCATTCTTGAAAATTCAAGACGACAAGTGTCTAAGGCCTGTTTCTCTTTTGTTATTCCTAAAAAAACAGCCAATCCCGAATTACTTCATGTATCACCAGAGATACTCGATAATTTAGGCTTGTCTCAAGATGATGCCAAAAGCGAAATGTTCTTAAACGTTTTTACGGGGAATGACATACTACCTAATACGAAACCTTATGCGATGTGTTATGGCGGTCATCAATTTGGGCATTGGGCAGGGCAGTTAGGCGACGGACGTGCCATTAATTTGTGCGAAGTTGAGCATAATGGCAAAAATTGGGCATTACAGCTAAAAGGTGCTGGAGAGACACCATACTCTAGATCTGCAGATGGATTAGCTGTTTTACGCTCATCAGTTCGAGAATATTTGTGTAGCGAAGCCATGTTTCATCTGGGTTTGCCAACCACCAGAGCTTTATCTTTAGCTTTATCTGGAGACCAAGTATTACGCGATGTTATGTACGATGGTAATCCGGCCTATGAAAAAGGGGCGATTGTATGTAGAACTGCAGCATCTTTTTTGCGTTTCGGAAACTATCAGATTTTTGCTGCCCGCCAGGATTACGATAACTTGAAGGTGTTAGTTGATTATACCATAAAACATCATTTTGCATATTTAGGTCAACCAAGTAAAGACGTATATATTGAGTTTTTTAGGGAGGTAACCAACCGTACCCTAGATATGATTATCCATTGGCAGCGTGTTGGTTTTGTGCATGGTGTTATGAATACCGATAATATGTCCATTCTTGGTTTAACAATAGATTATGGTCCTTATGGATGGCTAGAAGGCTACGATTATGGGTGGACACCAAATACCACAGATAGAGAAAATAAACGCTACAGATATGGTAATCAACCAAACATCGGGCTTTGGAATTTACTGCAACTGGCCAATGCTTTGTATCCTTTAATTGAAGAGGCTAAGCCGTTGGAGGATATATTGAATCAGTACAAAACAGATTTCGATAAAAAGTCTTTGGAAATGATGCGTTCTAAACTCGGTTTGGAAATTCATGATGAAAATGATCAACAGTTGATTCAAGAACTTGAAGATAACTTACACCTTTCAGAAACTGATATGACGATTTTCTTTAGAAATTTAAGTGATTTTAAAAATGCATCAGAAGGATTGGGGATTGTGAAAGATGCCTTCTATAAACCCGACGAAATTGTTGCAAAAATTAAAACGCGTTGGGAGGATTGGTTCAATAAATATGAACAAAGACTTGGTTTGGAAACGATTTCTTTTGAAGTGCGTCAATCTAAAATGAAGGCTGTAAATCCAAAATATGTATTGCGAAATTATATGGCGCAATTAGCTATAGACAATGCAGATAAAGGCGATTATGTGCTTATTGATGAATTGTTTAAAATGCTTAAAAAACCATATAATGAGCAGCCTGAATATGAAAAATGGTTTGCTAAAAGACCCGAGTGGGCTCGACATAAAGTTGGTTGCTCTATGTTGTCTTGTAGTTCTTAA
- a CDS encoding bifunctional alpha/beta hydrolase/OsmC family protein — protein sequence MKRERLRIQNKKGQHLHAYLELPANQKPNQYAVFAHCFTCSSSLGAVKHISRALTSHGFGVLRFDFTGLGLSDGAFRESHFSANVNDLISVSVFMEAHYQAPSLLVGHSLGGAAVLVAASQLEHVKAVATIGAPASVDHVKHLFSHGIEEVVEKGHVEINIGGRPFSIDKEFVNDFDKTDLPAIVKQLRKPLLIMHAPFDGVVGIENAQKLYQYARHPKSFISLDGADHLLSDARDSHYVGNVIGAWVQRYFETDENKMLEPNGEQVVGHLDIVEHNFTTQIQTKKHHLIADEPVSIGGDDFGPSPYELLNASLIACTAMTLKMYAQRKKWDLQEVYVYTSHSKTHSDDLEVETEEPKYLDFIHKKLKLVGNLDDKQRERLKEIASRCPVHKTLQSEVIFKTTLIQD from the coding sequence ATGAAACGAGAGAGATTACGTATTCAAAATAAAAAAGGACAACATTTACATGCGTATTTGGAATTGCCCGCAAATCAAAAACCCAATCAATATGCTGTATTTGCACATTGCTTTACTTGTTCGAGTTCTTTAGGAGCGGTAAAGCATATAAGTAGGGCGCTTACAAGTCATGGATTTGGAGTGTTGCGGTTTGATTTTACAGGGCTTGGATTAAGCGATGGAGCGTTTAGGGAGAGTCATTTTTCTGCAAATGTTAATGATTTAATTTCGGTAAGTGTATTTATGGAAGCGCATTATCAAGCGCCATCTTTGTTAGTTGGTCACTCTCTTGGTGGAGCAGCTGTTCTTGTTGCGGCGTCTCAACTTGAGCATGTCAAGGCTGTAGCAACTATTGGGGCACCAGCCTCTGTTGATCATGTGAAACATTTATTTTCACATGGTATCGAAGAAGTTGTTGAGAAAGGGCATGTAGAAATTAATATTGGAGGTAGGCCATTTTCTATCGATAAGGAATTTGTGAACGATTTTGATAAAACAGATTTACCCGCCATTGTAAAACAACTAAGAAAACCTTTGCTTATTATGCATGCACCTTTTGATGGTGTTGTAGGTATTGAAAATGCCCAGAAATTGTATCAATATGCACGTCATCCTAAAAGTTTTATAAGTTTGGATGGTGCAGACCATTTGTTGTCAGATGCAAGGGATAGTCATTATGTAGGTAATGTAATTGGCGCATGGGTACAACGGTATTTTGAAACGGATGAAAATAAGATGTTAGAACCAAATGGGGAACAAGTAGTTGGACATCTCGATATTGTAGAGCATAACTTCACTACGCAAATACAAACCAAAAAGCACCATCTTATTGCAGATGAACCAGTTTCTATTGGTGGAGATGATTTTGGGCCATCACCTTACGAATTGCTCAATGCCAGTTTGATAGCTTGTACAGCAATGACTCTAAAAATGTATGCACAGCGTAAAAAATGGGACTTGCAAGAGGTGTATGTTTATACCAGTCATTCTAAAACGCATAGTGATGATTTAGAAGTTGAAACAGAGGAACCAAAGTATCTGGATTTTATCCATAAAAAGTTGAAGTTGGTGGGGAATTTAGACGATAAACAAAGAGAACGGTTAAAAGAAATAGCATCCAGATGCCCGGTTCACAAAACCTTGCAAAGTGAGGTTATATTTAAAACTACACTTATTCAAGATTAA
- a CDS encoding DUF1697 domain-containing protein codes for MTKFIALLRGINVSGQKKIPMAELSQLLTDSGLENVQTYIQSGNVIFESLEADKKALEAKIHNAIYSHYGFEVPTLVLSPTELKQIFENSPFPQEKKENSYFTMLFSIPEKELVDELSKVIYPNEEFVIMDNCIYFYCSVGYGKARCNNNFFERKLRVAATARNYKTMLKLLSLSTQ; via the coding sequence ATGACTAAATTCATAGCGCTGCTCAGAGGCATTAACGTAAGTGGGCAAAAGAAAATCCCAATGGCCGAATTGAGCCAGTTGTTAACCGATTCAGGATTAGAAAACGTACAAACATACATTCAAAGTGGTAACGTAATATTTGAATCTTTAGAAGCAGATAAGAAGGCTTTAGAGGCGAAAATTCATAACGCTATCTATAGTCATTACGGTTTTGAGGTTCCAACTTTGGTTTTAAGTCCTACAGAGCTAAAACAAATTTTCGAAAACAGTCCTTTCCCACAAGAGAAAAAAGAAAATAGTTATTTTACGATGTTATTCTCAATTCCAGAAAAGGAGTTGGTTGACGAACTATCAAAGGTGATCTATCCCAATGAAGAATTTGTTATAATGGATAACTGCATTTACTTTTATTGTTCGGTAGGATACGGGAAGGCTAGGTGCAATAATAACTTTTTTGAACGGAAATTAAGGGTGGCCGCAACTGCAAGAAACTATAAAACCATGCTAAAGTTGTTATCTTTGTCAACTCAATAA
- a CDS encoding peptide-methionine (S)-S-oxide reductase codes for MILTEKIAFGGGCHWCTEAVFQSLVGVDKVEQGFVASTAENCTFSEAVIVHFDKFQIPLKALLEIHLHTHKSTSNHSFREKYRSAVYTFSETQHNEVKALLEDLQIQFQNKLITKVLPFREFKASRVQIQNYYFKNPNKPFCKTFINPKLRVLMDKFSEYTNKQQLKHVNNETREITYSK; via the coding sequence TTGATTCTAACTGAGAAAATAGCATTTGGAGGTGGTTGCCATTGGTGTACAGAGGCTGTGTTTCAATCTTTAGTTGGTGTTGATAAAGTAGAGCAAGGTTTTGTAGCTTCTACTGCTGAGAACTGTACTTTTTCTGAAGCCGTTATTGTACATTTTGATAAATTTCAAATTCCATTAAAAGCGTTATTAGAGATTCATTTGCATACACATAAAAGCACAAGTAACCACTCGTTTAGGGAGAAATATCGCTCTGCTGTTTACACTTTTTCAGAAACACAGCATAATGAGGTGAAGGCCTTATTGGAAGACTTACAAATTCAATTTCAAAATAAGTTGATAACAAAGGTTTTACCTTTTCGGGAGTTTAAAGCATCAAGAGTACAAATTCAGAACTATTATTTTAAAAATCCTAATAAGCCATTCTGTAAAACCTTTATAAATCCTAAGTTAAGGGTCTTAATGGATAAATTTTCAGAGTACACGAATAAACAGCAATTAAAGCATGTAAATAATGAAACGAGAGAGATTACGTATTCAAAATAA
- a CDS encoding glutaredoxin domain-containing protein, with protein MEIKLYGTERCHKSQYYKRFLEDLNLDFKFLDVELHTEHAESLKELYENRKLNFPTLTIGDKKLRNPSDKDLRKWIEKLL; from the coding sequence ATGGAAATTAAATTATATGGTACCGAAAGATGTCATAAAAGTCAATATTACAAGAGGTTTTTGGAAGATTTAAATTTGGATTTTAAATTTTTGGATGTTGAATTGCATACTGAACATGCAGAGTCTCTCAAAGAGCTATACGAAAACAGAAAACTCAATTTTCCAACACTTACAATTGGAGATAAAAAACTAAGAAATCCATCGGATAAGGATTTAAGAAAGTGGATTGAAAAATTATTATGA